A genome region from Brooklawnia propionicigenes includes the following:
- a CDS encoding PHP domain-containing protein: protein MRIDLHTHSWISDGTDSPTRLVLNAQRAGLDVVALTDHDTLAGLDEAREAGRRIGVRVLGGVELSAIQDGTEVHLLGYGPRRNDPELNAELERLRVGRTERLPKMLAKLEALGMPLSLDEVRAQAKDSQTSLGRPHVADAMVARGYVANRDEAFERFLDRTGAAYVGRPAVPLAAGVDLLHHAGAAAVIAHPGIRGMAEVLTGTLLTQLRAEHGLDGIEVDYPLHDPQTRDLYQQLGSRLDLVRTGSSDYHGTGKTGHDLGSATTRASAFDELLRRIQAHGGQID, encoded by the coding sequence ATGCGCATCGACTTACACACCCATTCCTGGATCTCGGACGGCACGGACAGCCCCACCCGGCTGGTGCTCAACGCGCAGCGCGCCGGTCTCGATGTGGTCGCGCTGACCGATCATGACACGCTCGCCGGTCTCGACGAGGCCCGCGAGGCAGGCCGGCGGATCGGCGTGCGGGTGCTGGGCGGGGTCGAACTCAGCGCCATCCAGGACGGCACGGAGGTGCATCTGCTGGGCTACGGCCCGCGCCGCAACGATCCGGAACTGAACGCCGAGCTGGAGCGGCTGCGGGTGGGACGAACCGAGAGGCTGCCGAAGATGCTCGCCAAGCTCGAGGCACTCGGCATGCCGCTGAGCCTTGATGAGGTGCGCGCCCAGGCGAAGGACTCGCAGACCTCGCTGGGGCGTCCGCATGTCGCCGACGCCATGGTCGCCCGCGGCTATGTGGCCAACCGGGACGAGGCATTCGAGCGTTTCCTCGACCGCACCGGAGCTGCCTATGTGGGGCGCCCGGCGGTACCGCTGGCTGCCGGGGTCGACCTGCTGCACCACGCAGGTGCGGCGGCCGTCATCGCGCATCCGGGCATTCGCGGCATGGCAGAGGTGCTGACCGGCACCCTGCTGACGCAGTTGCGCGCCGAGCACGGCCTCGACGGCATCGAGGTCGACTATCCGCTGCACGACCCGCAAACCCGCGACCTGTATCAGCAGCTCGGTTCGCGTCTGGATCTGGTGCGCACCGGCTCGAGCGACTACCACGGCACCGGCAAGACCGGCCACGATCTCGGCTCGGCAACCACCCGGGCGTCCGCCTTCGACGAGTTGCTGCGCCGCATCC